In Mycobacterium sp. ITM-2016-00317, the genomic window ATCCCCTGCCGGTTCTGCCGTCCGGCCGATAATGGGTCTCGGCCACACGTTCACCTTCAGGAGGGGCAGACACTTGGCGGCACGTCTGATCGATCTGTCGCCCGGCGATATGCAACAGCGCCTCGGCGACGCTTTGGCGGTGTACGTGGACGCCATGCGTTACCCGCGCGGCACCGAGGATCAGCGCGCGTCGATGTGGCTCGAGCACATTCGCCGACGCGGCTGGAAGGCCGTCGCGGCGATCGAGGTGCCCGACTCCGCCGAGGTGGCCGGCACCCCAGAGGCTCCCGGATCCGCCCCGATGCTCGGCATCGCCTACGGCTACTGCGGTGCCCCCGACCAGTGGTGGCAGCAACAAGTGGTGTCCGGCCTGCAGCGCAACGGCGCCGACCGCAGCGACATCGCCGAGCTGATGAAGAGCTACTTCGAACTGACCGAACTGCACATCCATCCCCGCGCGCAGGGGCAGGGGCTCGGTGAGGCGCTGATCCGCCGACTGCTCGACGACCGACCCGAGCAGCACGTGCTGCTGTCCACCCCGGAGATCATCGGCGAGGACAACCGGGCCTGGCGGCTTTACCGCCGACTGGGCTTCACCGACATCATCCGCGGCTACCACTTCGCCGGCGATCCGCGCGCGTTCGCCATCCTGGGCCGCGCGCTACCGCTGTGATCCGGACCCGATCTGGCACGATGACCGGGTGCTGACCCGTCAACGCACCCGCAGACGCCTGCTGGCGCTGGTGTTGCTCCTGCTGGTCGTCGCGCCGTCGCTGATCGGCTGCGTGCGCGTGCGGGCCTCGATCACCGTCTCCCCCGACGACCGGGTGTCCGGACAGATCGTCGCGGCGGCCATCCCCCGCGACGACGACGACAAGGGCCCGCAGCTGCTCAACAACCTGCCGTTCGCGCAGAAGGTCGCGGTGTCCGAGTACAGCCGCGACGACTTCGTCGGTTCGCAGGCCGTGTTCTCCGACCTGACCTTCGCCGAACTGCCGCAGCTGGCCAGCATGAGCCGCGACGCCGCGGGCGTGGACATCTCGCTGCGCCGGGCAGGCGACCTGGTGATCCTGGAAGGCCGGGCGGACCTGACCTCACTGAGCGACCCCGAGGCCGACGTGTCGTTGTCGGTCGCGTTCCCCGGCGAGGTCACCTCCACCAACGGCGACCAGATCTCATCCTCGGTCGTCGAGTGGAAGATGCGCCCAGGAGTCGTCAGCACGATGAACGCGCAGGCCCGCTACACCGACCCCAGCGCCCGGTCGTTCACCGGCGCGGCGATCTGGCTCGGGCTCGCGTCGCTGCTGGTCGCCGCCGCCGTCGGGTGGCTGGCCTACGCGAACCGGGACCAGTCGCCCAAGCCCGGCGACGCGCCGGACCCGGCGCGCCAACCCTGACGTTCTCCCTCCGGGGTCACAGGCTCTACGCTGAGCAGTCGGGGGCTTTAGCACATAGTGAAAGGGGCGCCCGCTGAGCGTGGATGCATCGGCACCGTCAGCCGCCGAGCTGGCAGCGGCCGTCACCGAACAGCTGCGTGAATACCTGCACGAGCGCCGCCGGGATGCGGCGTACATCGGCGCGGACTACTCGGTGCTGACCGAGGCCGTCGAGGAGTTCGTGTTGCGCGGCGGCAAACGCCTGCGACCGGCCTTCGCGTACTGGGGCTGGCGCGCGGTCGCCGGAACGGAACCAGGTCCCGAGGTGCTGCGACTGTTCTCGGCGCTCGAGCTGCTGCAGGCCTGCGCGCTCGTCCACGACGACGTGATCGACGCCTCCGCCACCCGGCGGGGGCTGCCGACCGTGCACCGGATCTTCGCCGACCGCCACCGCGACAACCACTGGCTGGGCTCC contains:
- a CDS encoding LppM family (lipo)protein, which gives rise to MLTRQRTRRRLLALVLLLLVVAPSLIGCVRVRASITVSPDDRVSGQIVAAAIPRDDDDKGPQLLNNLPFAQKVAVSEYSRDDFVGSQAVFSDLTFAELPQLASMSRDAAGVDISLRRAGDLVILEGRADLTSLSDPEADVSLSVAFPGEVTSTNGDQISSSVVEWKMRPGVVSTMNAQARYTDPSARSFTGAAIWLGLASLLVAAAVGWLAYANRDQSPKPGDAPDPARQP
- a CDS encoding GNAT family N-acetyltransferase, encoding MAARLIDLSPGDMQQRLGDALAVYVDAMRYPRGTEDQRASMWLEHIRRRGWKAVAAIEVPDSAEVAGTPEAPGSAPMLGIAYGYCGAPDQWWQQQVVSGLQRNGADRSDIAELMKSYFELTELHIHPRAQGQGLGEALIRRLLDDRPEQHVLLSTPEIIGEDNRAWRLYRRLGFTDIIRGYHFAGDPRAFAILGRALPL